A stretch of DNA from Nocardioides sp. Arc9.136:
ATGACGTAGACACCCGTCGGCGTGACGGCCAGGTGGTCGATGTTGGCGGGCGACCCAGGGATGCGTCGGTCGTGGAGGAGCCGGAGCGTGGCCGAGGAGAGCTCGTCGAGTCGTCGGCCGAGCCGCTCCTCCCCCACAGCGCCGGTGCCCCAGGCAGTCGTCGACTGCGGGTCGTCGCTCAGCGCCAGGATCAGGCCACCCAGCTTGGGGTGCGCGGTGCGGATGCGCTCCTCACGCCTGGCCCGGCGGCGCTCGTGCTCGCGGCGGGCGGAGGCACCGGCGGTACCGGCATCGAGCGGGTCGGCGGCTGGACGAGCTGCATCGGTACCGGACAGCGGATCCTCCCGACCAGCGTGCGCGGTCGCTGCTACGCAAGTCAGGCAGCGAACGGTCTTGGTGGCTCGCTCGTAGACGGCCTCGGTTCGAGCCTCGAGCACCGTGCCGCATGCGCGGCAGGACCCGGCATAGCGGAGCCGCATCCGCTTCTCGTCGGGCTGCGTCGACATGGATCGACGCTAGCTGGCGATGTTGTCGCTAGAAGGCCTTTCTGCCATGGACGACAAGCGGTTAGTCGTGCAGCAGCCTCCAGCGCCCCTCGGAGACGACCTCGACGGTGCCGTCGACCACCGTGATGGCGGTCTGGTCGTCGATCGCGTAGGCGGGGCCGGAGATGCCGGCGGCCCACTGCTCCGCCTCGGCCAGGGAGTTGCCCGGCAGGCCGTCCTCGGCCAGGTGGGGGCAGATCGAGAAGTCGACGAGCCCCAGCGCGCTGTCGTCACCGGTCGGCGGTCGCCACTGGATGAAGTCGTCCCCGACCTCGGGGGTCATCACCATGCTCCCGGCGCTCAGGCCGACCCAGGTCGTCCTGCTCAGCGCCGGGAGCAGGTCGGCGAGCCCGGACTGCCGCATCCAGTGGCACAGGTAGAGGACGTCGCCGCCCGCCGCCAGCAGGACGTCGGTCTCCCTGACCAGGGGCACCCACTGCTCGGCGTCGATGCTGGGCAGCGCGGTGAGCTCCAGCACGCCGACGGACTCCCAGCCCAGGTCGACCATGGGGTTGTCGGAGTGGCCGCTGATGAACTGCCAGGCCCTGGCGCCGGGCCCGACCCCGGGATGTCCGTACAGCGCCGTCGGGATGCAAAGGGCAGTGGACTCGGCGATCGGCTTGCCCAGCAGGTCCACCAACGCCCGGCGGATGCTCGGGTTCGTGACGCCTCCGGAGGTGAGCAGGAGCTTCACGGTTCCTCCTGGGCAGTGGGCGATGGACGAGGCGTCGTACTGACCGGTCGTCAGCGCCGGACTCATCGCCGTCGATCGACACCCGCGTCGGTCAGGCGCCGTCCTCGGTCAGGCTCGTGGCCGGCAGCCAGTCGGCGCCGAGGAGCTGCGCGAGGTCGGCAAGCCCGGCGGTGTCGCTCCCGACCGTGTCGGACGCTGCGGCGATCCGCTCCACCATCACCTTGCCGACCTGCTCCTCGACGGTGCCCTCGGCGTACGCGATGTGCCACGGCGAGACCTGGTGGTCGCGGTGGGTGCGGCCGGTCACCTGCCGCCCGGCGATGCCCGAGAAGCGGGCCTGGTGGAAGACGCCGACGCGCGGATCGGTGCTCGCCTGGCGGCCGTCGGCGAGGGTCTCGCCGGCGTGCAGGCTGATCGAGGCGACCGTGGTGAAGACGCAGACCTTCGCCTGCCCGGTCTGGAACCGGAACCGCTCGGCCTCGGCGTCGAACCGGTCGCGGCCGTAGATCGTGGCCACCTCGATCCCCGCGTCACGCAGCCGGTCGGCGATGGGGTCGGCGGCGGTCGCGACGAACTCGACCGAGCACGCCACCTGCCGCTCGGACTGGATCTGCTGGGCGATCCAGTCGACGGTCGAGTCGACGCGGATCAGCCCGGCCTTCTGCCGGAAGCGCAGCAGCGCGGCACGGCCCTTCGCGACGTTGCGGCCGCGGCGCGCGATGTCCATCTCGCGGCAGAACTCGCCCCACTCGGCCTCGTAGGCGGTCCGCTCCGCCGGGGTGAGCGTCACCGGCATGCCGGAGATCGGCACCGGCCCCCACGGCGCCGCGCGGTGCAGCATCGCCGGGGGCCGTTCGTCGGCGAGCCAGCCGCGCACCAGTTTGAGGTCGGCGGCCCGCCGCGCCGGGTCGGTGGTCCAGCTCGCGCCGTACCGGCCCTGCTCCACGCCGACGCCGTGCCGCTCGAGCGCGGTGGCGAAGGTGGCCCCGGGCTGTGTCGCCGAGGTCCACTCCCGCATCGGCTCGCCGCGCACCTGCGCGTAGGCGGGGGCGAGGTACGGCAGCTCGAGCGGTGTGTGCCCGGGCGTCGCGGTCGTCGCGATGACGAACGGCGCCTTGTCGTGCGGCCGACCGTGCCCGGAGATCGACGCCCAGAGCTTCCACCGCTTCGTCGTCGTACGGCGCAGCGCATGGGCCTCGTCCGCGATGATCACGTCCCACTGGTGGTCCTTGACCTTCTCGAGCCGGTCCCACGTGATGACGACCCACTCCAGCCCGCCGTCGCCCAGGTCGGTGATCGTGCGGCACCAGTGGCCGATGGTGATCGCGGCGGGCCGGTCGGCCACGACGAGCACCCGCTGCGCGCCACGGAGGTCGCCCACGGCCGTCGCTCCGAGGACCGCGGAGATCGTCTTGCCCACGCCCGGCTCGTCGGCCAGCAGGAACAGGCGTCCGCCCGCCGCGGCCCGCTCCGCGATCGCGTCGGCCGCCTCGAACTGGATCCTCCTGGGCTCGAGATCACCTGTCGCCTCCGGAGCAGGTGTCGGGTCGTCGGGGTTTCAGGGTGTTCTCGATGAACCGACCGAGCGTGTGCGGTCCCGGGGAGTACGGCGCGAGGTGCGCGGGCAGCGCGCGCCCGACGTACAGGTGGGTCCTGACCGCCGGGTGCCACGTGGCGCCGTCGACCTGCGTCCCGTACGGCACGTCGAGGACCCACAGCCGCTCCCCCGGCCCGACGGACGGCAGCGGCCGCTGCGGCTGACGCGTCCCCTTGCGGCGGGGTGACGCGCTGCGCCGACCGGCACTGGATCGACGAGAGCTGGCCACCCCCGGACGCTATCCGGGCCGCCGCCGTGCGCCGGGCTGCCTCGCCCGGGCCGCCGTCGCGGTCCGGCCTCCGGAGCGGGCACGGTCCACCAGCGTCGTCGAGACGTGCCAGCCGTGCGATCGGCGATCCGTCCCGGGTTGCCCGACGGACACGTGCGGGGATGATGGCGGGCAGAGGGCCGGATGGTCGCGCCCTCACCCTTGGAGCTGGGAGCCTCATGTACGCGACACCCACGCGACCGATGACGCAGGACGAACTCGACCTGATCTGCCGGGTGTGGGCAGCCGAGGGAAGTGATGACCCTGCGGACCGGTGGCTGCAGCTGTGGGACGGCGGCGATGCCGACGCCCACCCGGAGGAACGGGACGCCATCGTCGCGACCGCCACGGCCTGTGGCCTGCGGGCCTTCGTCGAGAGCGGCGTCCTCAAGGTGGAGAAGACCCAGCAGCTCCACGACGAGATCGGTTCGCGTTGGATCTGAGACGCGCAGGATGGAAGTAGGTGGTCCCCGACGGCGCGGTGGACAGTCCAGCGTCGTGGCGGGATGGGCCGGGAGCCCGGCGACGTGAGGCACGCACCCGTGGACGCTGAGCAAACACGGGACCAGCTCTCTCAGCGGGCCCGCAGCTCCGCGACCGGCCGGTACGCCGCGTCAGCAGCAAGCGCTTCCAACGGCGAGCCGGCGTCGGCGATGACGACGGCGACGCGGGCGTCGCGGGCGGCGGCGTCGACGCCGAGCTCCACCAGCTCCTGGGCGGAGGTGGCCTTGCCGATGACGGCGATCGGGCCGCCGGGGTCGTGGAAGGGCGGGGCCGGGGCGAGGGAGTAGCCGGGTCGCGGCGCGGCCAGGTTGGCCGCGACCGCGAGGGTGACCGGGAGGTCGCGGACCCACCAGCGGCCCGTCGCCACCAGCCCGGCGGCGTCGGTCGCGCGGAGCCGCACCTCGTCGGCGAGCGGGGTGAAGACGCGCACCTCCCCCGCGTCGGCCGGCACGCTGGTCAGCAGCCGGGCCAGGGCGTCGGGGTCGTCGGCCGCGGACTCGAGGTGGTCCACGACGACGCCGGCGCCGCGGCGTACCCCCAGGAGCACAGCGTCGTCGGTGCCGAGGCAGACGGCGTCGGGCGCGGCGAGCATCCGCTCCGCCATCGCCCGCAGCACCGCGGAGGCCTGGTCGCTGGGCCGCCACAGGCGCGGGGCCCAGTCGGCCATGCGGGCGCTGCGCCGCTCGAGCAGTCCCACGACCCGGTCGAGGTCGGTGGGGCCGAGCGGCCGGACGGCGGTCGCAGCGCTCAGGACGACTCCCCCGCCTGGTCGGCGGCGCGCGCGGCCCGGCGGGCCGCCTTCGCGATCGTCTCCTCGACGATGGAGTTCAGTCGGGCCCCCTGGGGCCATCCGGCGTAGTGACACACGAAGACCACGATCTCACGGAGCGCCTCGTCGTCGAGCTCCCCGTTGGCGTACGCCGCCGGGACCTGGATGCCCAGCACGTCCGCGGCGCCCTGGCCGGCGAGCATCCCGATGAGCAGCAGCCGCCGGTCGCGGTCGGAGAGGCCCGGCCGGTTCCAGATGTCGGCGAAGAGGTGGTCGGCGGTGTAGCGGAAGAAGTCGCCGGTGCCGTCGGACATCTCGAAGCCGTAGACCTCCTCCATCTTCTCCAGCCCGCGACGACGGGTCTCCGGGAGGTCGTCGAACCTCCCGGCACGGTCCTCGCTCACAACCCCAGCCCCTTCCGCAGTCGACCCTCGGCCAGCCGCGCGAGCGGCACGTCGACCCCGAGCTCGTCGGCCAGGGCGACCGCGAACCCGAGGTCCTTCTCCCCCAGCGCGACGACGTGGCCGAACACCCCGTGCCAGAAGTCGTCCGGCGCGATCGGCGCGGTGGTGTCGCGGTGCATGATCGCGCCCGGCCCGCCGGTGATCGCGTCGGTGTGGCGCACCACGTCGCCCAGCGCCCTGATGTCGAGGCCGGCAGCCTCGGCCAGCCGCTGCGCCTCGGTGGCGGCGGTGAAGGCAACGAAGTGCATGAGGTTCCGCGCCAGCTTGAAGCGCGTCCCGGCGCCGACCGGACCCGCGTGCACCACCTTGGCGCCCATCACGTCCAGCGCCGGCCGGGCCGCCGCGAACGCCTCGTCGTCGCCGCCGACCATGATCGCCAGCGTGCCGTCGGCCGCGCCCATGGCGCCGCCGCTGACCGGCGCGTCGAGGAGTCGTACGTCGTGGCGCGCGGCGACGTCGGCCAGGTCGCCGGGGGTGTCCGGCGCGACCGTCGAGTGCACCACGACCGTGAGCCCGGCCCGGGCGGTGGTGAGCGCCTCGAGCAGCACGTCGCGCACCTGCTCGTCGTCGCGGACCATCACGCACAGCACGTCGACCGCGCCGGACAGCGCGGCCACGCTCCCCGTGACCTCGGCACCCGCGTCCCTGAGCTCGGCCAGCGGCTCCGGCGCGACGTCGTACACGTGCAGGGGCAGGTCCGAGGCCGCGAGCCGCAGCGCCATCGGCTTCCCGATGTTGCCCAGCCCGACGAACCCGACGACCGGGCCGGGAGCAGGCTCAGCCACGGAACGTCTGTCCGCCATCGACGGCGAGGATCTGCCCGGTCACCCAGGACGCCTCGTCGGAGAGCAGGAAGACGCACGCGCCGACCATGTCCTCGGGCTGGCCCATCCGCTTGATCGCCAGCGCCTTGACCAGTTCCTTGGACGCCCCGCCGGCCTGGGTGCGGGTGGCCTCGGTGTCGGTGGGGCCGGGCGCGATCGCGTTGACCCGGATGCCCATGCCGCCGACCTCGTGGGCCAGCTGCTGGGTCAGGCCGTTCACGCCGACCTTGGCCAGTCCGTAGAAGCCGGAGTAGAGGTACGCCGCGGTCGAGCTCTGGTTGACGATCGAGCCGCCCCCGCGCTGCTGCATGACGGGATGGACCGCGCGGGTCATCACCAGGGCGCCGTCCATGTTGACGCTCATGAACTTCCGGTAGTAGTCCCAGTCGACGCTGATCAGCAGGTCGAACTGCATGTCGCCGTAGATCGCGGCGTTGTTGACCAGCCCGTCGATGCCGCCGTGCTCGGCGACGGTGCGCTCGACCAGCGCGGCCGCCGACTCGTGCGAGCTGACGTCGGTGCGCACGAACGTCGCCCGGCCGCCGCTCTCGGCGATCGCGGCCGCGACCTTCTCCCCCGACTCCTCGTTGAGGTCGGCCACGACGACCGCCGCACCCTCCGCGGCGATCGAGCGGGCGTACACCTCGCCGATGCCCTGCGCCGCGCCGGTCACGACGACGACCTTGTCCTGCAGTCTGTTCATGGGTTACGGCTGCCTCTCGTCTCACTGGGTCTCGACACGCCGTCGCGACCTCGTTCCTCGGTCGCGGGCTTGCTCGACCCGCTGACCGGTCCCGGCCTTCGCAGGCTCATGCCGGGAACGCCAGCGTCTTGACTTCCAGGTACTCCTCGAAGCCGGCGACGCCCATCTCCCGGCCGAGGCCGGACTGCTTGTAGCCGCCGAACGGCGCGTCGGGGCTGAACCACACGCCGCCGTTCACGGCGAGCGTGCCGGTGCGGATCCGGTCGGCGACGGCCTTGGCCCGCTCCAGCGAGCCGGAGTCCACCGACCCCGAGAGGCCGTACGCCGAGTCGTTGGCGATCCGCACGGCGTCGTCGTCCCCGTCGTGCGGGATGACGACCAGCACCGGCCCGAAGATCTCCTCCTGGGCCAGCCGCGAGGAGTTGTCGAGGCCGGCGACGACGGTCGGGGCGACCCAGTAGCCGGGCTGGTCGATCACGTGGCCGCCGGTGGCGAACGTGCCGCCCTCGTCCTCGGCCAGCCGCAGGTAGGACTCCACCCGGTCGCGCTGCACCTGGGAGATCACCGGCCCGCAGATCGCTCCGGGGTCGGCCGGGTCCTTGGCGCCGATCGACTCCATCGTCGCGGCGGCGACCTGGACGGCCTCGTCGTACTTCTCCCGGGGCACCACGAGCCGGGTCGTGATCGCGCAGCCC
This window harbors:
- a CDS encoding nuclease-related domain-containing protein, which gives rise to MSTQPDEKRMRLRYAGSCRACGTVLEARTEAVYERATKTVRCLTCVAATAHAGREDPLSGTDAARPAADPLDAGTAGASARREHERRRARREERIRTAHPKLGGLILALSDDPQSTTAWGTGAVGEERLGRRLDELSSATLRLLHDRRIPGSPANIDHLAVTPTGVYVIDAKRYVGKRPSLRVEGGILRPRVGKLLVGSRDQTKLVDGALKQVELVRSVVGEDVPVVGVLCFIESDWPLVGGAFATRGVDVLWPRKLYPRLTADGPHASCVGDVHARLARALPPA
- a CDS encoding Type 1 glutamine amidotransferase-like domain-containing protein; this translates as MKLLLTSGGVTNPSIRRALVDLLGKPIAESTALCIPTALYGHPGVGPGARAWQFISGHSDNPMVDLGWESVGVLELTALPSIDAEQWVPLVRETDVLLAAGGDVLYLCHWMRQSGLADLLPALSRTTWVGLSAGSMVMTPEVGDDFIQWRPPTGDDSALGLVDFSICPHLAEDGLPGNSLAEAEQWAAGISGPAYAIDDQTAITVVDGTVEVVSEGRWRLLHD
- a CDS encoding helicase encodes the protein MGKTISAVLGATAVGDLRGAQRVLVVADRPAAITIGHWCRTITDLGDGGLEWVVITWDRLEKVKDHQWDVIIADEAHALRRTTTKRWKLWASISGHGRPHDKAPFVIATTATPGHTPLELPYLAPAYAQVRGEPMREWTSATQPGATFATALERHGVGVEQGRYGASWTTDPARRAADLKLVRGWLADERPPAMLHRAAPWGPVPISGMPVTLTPAERTAYEAEWGEFCREMDIARRGRNVAKGRAALLRFRQKAGLIRVDSTVDWIAQQIQSERQVACSVEFVATAADPIADRLRDAGIEVATIYGRDRFDAEAERFRFQTGQAKVCVFTTVASISLHAGETLADGRQASTDPRVGVFHQARFSGIAGRQVTGRTHRDHQVSPWHIAYAEGTVEEQVGKVMVERIAAASDTVGSDTAGLADLAQLLGADWLPATSLTEDGA
- a CDS encoding carboxymuconolactone decarboxylase family protein, with the protein product MSEDRAGRFDDLPETRRRGLEKMEEVYGFEMSDGTGDFFRYTADHLFADIWNRPGLSDRDRRLLLIGMLAGQGAADVLGIQVPAAYANGELDDEALREIVVFVCHYAGWPQGARLNSIVEETIAKAARRAARAADQAGESS
- a CDS encoding NAD(P)-dependent oxidoreductase, yielding MAEPAPGPVVGFVGLGNIGKPMALRLAASDLPLHVYDVAPEPLAELRDAGAEVTGSVAALSGAVDVLCVMVRDDEQVRDVLLEALTTARAGLTVVVHSTVAPDTPGDLADVAARHDVRLLDAPVSGGAMGAADGTLAIMVGGDDEAFAAARPALDVMGAKVVHAGPVGAGTRFKLARNLMHFVAFTAATEAQRLAEAAGLDIRALGDVVRHTDAITGGPGAIMHRDTTAPIAPDDFWHGVFGHVVALGEKDLGFAVALADELGVDVPLARLAEGRLRKGLGL
- a CDS encoding SDR family oxidoreductase: MNRLQDKVVVVTGAAQGIGEVYARSIAAEGAAVVVADLNEESGEKVAAAIAESGGRATFVRTDVSSHESAAALVERTVAEHGGIDGLVNNAAIYGDMQFDLLISVDWDYYRKFMSVNMDGALVMTRAVHPVMQQRGGGSIVNQSSTAAYLYSGFYGLAKVGVNGLTQQLAHEVGGMGIRVNAIAPGPTDTEATRTQAGGASKELVKALAIKRMGQPEDMVGACVFLLSDEASWVTGQILAVDGGQTFRG